TACGAAACGGCGCCCGACGCGCCTACCCTGCCCCTGTTCTGCTATACGGCAGTAGGCTGGCATAATGAGCAGTTTTTTGTGCCGGCGGTGCGTATTGAGCAGGATATCAGGCAGGAATGTGCCGGTTTCGACCCTGAGAGCATCGAATCGGGGGTGGAAAAGTTCCTGAAAGCCTATCCCCACAACCGGCTGGTAAAACACCTGGCCGATAATTGTTGCTTAACGTATCATTGTCCCGCCGCCCGTAACTATTTTATGGGCCGCTGGGAATGTCCCATCCCTTCTTCCCCCGCCTGTAACGCCAATTGTATTGGTTGTATCTCGTTTCAGCCGCAGGAAGAGGAAATTGTTTCAACCCAGGACCGCCTCACGTTTAAACCTACTGCCGAAGAAATTGTGGAATTCACCGTTCCGCACCTGGAATCGGCGCCCTACCCCATTGTGAGTTTTGGCCAGGGTTGTGAAGGCGAACCCCTGCTGATGTGGGAAACCATCCGCGAAAGCATTATTGAAATACGTAAGCATACCAGCAAGGGCAGCATCAACATCAACACCAATGGCAGCAAACCCGCTGCAGTGAAAGCTTTGTGCGAAGCAGGACTGAATTCCATCCGGGTAAGTTTGAACTCGGCACGCAAACATATTTATGAAGCGTATTACCGCCCCAATAATTACCAGTTTGAAGATATTGTTGAAAGCTTAAAAGTGATGCGCAGCTACAATGGCTGGGCCAGCATCAACTATTTTGTTTTCCCCGGCATGACGGATTGTGAGGAAGAATATGAAGCCCTGCGCAAACTGATTATCGATACCGGCCTGAACATGATCCAGTGGCGTAATTTCAACATCGATCCCGATTGGTACATGGGCAAAATAGGCGCTTATGAAACCGGAGATTTATTAGGCGTAAAACAATTGCAGGAGCTGATTCATGAGGAATTTCCACACGTAAAGTTCGGCTATTTCAACCCCTCGATGGAAAGGATCAGGGGAAATTACGAGGAAGATTTCGCGCATTAAGCGCCACTATATACGAAAATCAGAAAGCCCCGGCGGTAAACGCCGGGGCTTTCTTTATAAAACACTCTATGATGATTGACTGAACTGCGAACCTGAGTTATTACTTCACTTTGCTGATCACTGTTTCTTCCAAAAAGGTGTGCTTTCTGTTGATGTTGTATGCTTCGTAAGCACCGGTCTTTTTAGATTTTACAATCACAGTAAGATTTTCATCTATATCGCTGATATCTGAAGATTTCAACAGGAATTTTTTAG
The Niastella koreensis GR20-10 genome window above contains:
- a CDS encoding radical SAM protein codes for the protein MSELKSSPFLLYSDGKGNIFEDTTLYTTGRAGWDAYEVPVEDWILLPDGGSLYELPGRRGIGIDVITGEMRLCDKGWAVAAFIPPAHTGLFLAAYETAPDAPTLPLFCYTAVGWHNEQFFVPAVRIEQDIRQECAGFDPESIESGVEKFLKAYPHNRLVKHLADNCCLTYHCPAARNYFMGRWECPIPSSPACNANCIGCISFQPQEEEIVSTQDRLTFKPTAEEIVEFTVPHLESAPYPIVSFGQGCEGEPLLMWETIRESIIEIRKHTSKGSININTNGSKPAAVKALCEAGLNSIRVSLNSARKHIYEAYYRPNNYQFEDIVESLKVMRSYNGWASINYFVFPGMTDCEEEYEALRKLIIDTGLNMIQWRNFNIDPDWYMGKIGAYETGDLLGVKQLQELIHEEFPHVKFGYFNPSMERIRGNYEEDFAH